From the genome of Vigna angularis cultivar LongXiaoDou No.4 chromosome 11, ASM1680809v1, whole genome shotgun sequence, one region includes:
- the LOC108332593 gene encoding pentatricopeptide repeat-containing protein At2g29760, chloroplastic, translated as MISSQFVVFGSVLLPLSVLALIKLNPSLRKQPPSTKVAPSVSTNLPSHLGHSLVKAALNVGDLRRAQQLFDNIPQPDPTTCYTLISALTIYGFPHEALRLYASLRERKIKPQNTVFLAVAKASGASGDLLRVKEIHDDSIRCGMISDVFLGNALIHAYGKCRCTEGARRVFDDLVVKDVVSWTSMSSCYVNCGLPRQGLAVFREMGRNGVKPNSVTVSSILPACSELKDLKSGRAIHGYAMRHGMMENVYVCSALVSMYARCLSVKPARLVFDLMPHRDVVSWNGLLSAYFTNKEYERGLALFSQMRSKGVKADEATWNAVIGGCMENGKIEEAVEMLRKMQNMGFKPNQITISSFLPACSFLESLRMGREVHCYVVRHWLIWDLTTMTAMVYMYAKCGDLNLSRNVFDMMHRKDVVAWNTMIIANAMHGNGKEVLMLFESMLQSGMKPNSVTFTGVLSGCSHSRLVEEGLQIFNSMGRDHQVEPDANHYACMVDVFSRAGRLGEAYEFIQGMPMEPTASAWGALLGACRVYKNVELAKISANKLFEIEPNNPGNYVLLFNILVTAKLWSEASKARILMKERGVTKTPGCSWLQVGNRVYTFVVGDKNNMESDKIYDFLNELDEKMKLAGYKPDTDYVLQDVDQEEKAASLCSHSERLAVAFGILNLNGQSSLRVFKNLRICGDCHNVIKYISKIVGVTIIVRDSLRFHHFRNGNCSCQDLW; from the exons ATGATTAGTAGCCAAT TTGTAGTCTTTGGCTCTGTTTTGCTACCTTTGTCAGTTCTCGCTCTCATAAAACTTAATCCTTCCTTGCGGAAGCAGCCACCTTCAACAAAGGTGGCTCCCTCTGTGAGCACTAACCTTCCATCTCACTTGGGTCACAGTCTTGTCAAGGCAGCTTTGAATGTCGGTGATTTAAGGCGTGCCCAACAACTGTTTGATAATATTCCTCAACCAGACCCCACCACTTGTTATACATTAATTTCAGCTCTCACTATTTATGGATTTCCACATGAGGCTTTAAGGCTCTATGCTTCGCTTCGGGAACGTAAGATCAAACCCCAGAACACAGTGTTTCTGGCTGTTGCCAAGGCCTCTGGTGCCTCTGGTGATCTCTTGAGAGTCAAGGAGATTCATGATGATTCCATTCGATGTGGGATGATTTCTGATGTTTTCTTAGGAAATGCATTGATTCATGCCTATGGGAAGTGTAGATGCACTGAAGGTGCAAGACGGGTTTTTGATGATTTGGTTGTGAAAGATGTGGTTTCTTGGACCTCCATGTCTTCATGCTATGTCAATTGTGGATTGCCCAGACAAGGCCTAGCTGTTTTTCGCGAGATGGGACGGAATGGGGTGAAGCCTAATTCAGTGACAGTGTCTAGCATTTTGCCTGCGTGCTCGGAATTGAAAGATCTGAAGTCTGGAAGGGCTATTCATGGATATGCAATGAGACATGGGATGATGGAAAATGTGTATGTCTGCAGTGCTCTTGTGAGCATGTATGCTAGATGTTTGAGTGTTAAACCGGCTAGACTAGTTTTTGATTTGATGCCTCATCGAGATGTTGTGTCTTGGAATGGACTTTTATCGGCATACTTCACAAACAAAGAATATGAGAGGGGTCTTGCCCTGTTTTCCCAAATGAGGAGCAAAGGAGTCAAAGCAGATGAAGCTACATGGAATGCTGTTATTGGGGGTTGCATGGAAAACGGGAAAATAGAGGAGGCAGTGGAGATGCTTAGGAAGATGCAAAACATGGGATTTAAACCTAATCAAATTACAATTAGTAGTTTTTTACCGGCTTGCTCTTTTTTAGAAAGCTTGAGGATGGGCAGGGAGGTACATTGCTATGTCGTTAGGCATTGGTTAATTTGGGACTTGACAACCATGACTGCGATGGTATACATGTATGCTAAATGTGGTGACTTGAATCTTTCAAGGAATGTGTTTGATATGATGCACAGAAAAGATGTTGTTGCTTGGAACACGATGATAATTGCTAATGCAATGcatggaaatggaaaagaagtACTTATGCTGTTCGAGAGCATGCTTCAGTCAGGGATGAAGCCCAATTCTGTTACTTTTACTGGTGTTCTGTCTGGTTGTAGCCACTCAAGGTTGGTAGAGGAAGGACTCCAGATCTTTAATTCAATGGGTAGGGATCATCAAGTCGAACCTGATGCTAATCACTATGCATGCATGGTTGATGTCTTCAGCCGTGCTGGTCGGCTTGGTGAGGCGTACGAGTTCATACAGGGAATGCCTATGGAGCCAACTGCCAGTGCTTGGGGAGCACTTCTTGGTGCTTGTAGAGTTTATAAGAATGTGGAATTGGCAAAAATTTCAGCCAATAAATTATTTGAGATTGAACCCAACAACCCTggaaattatgttttattattcaaCATCCTTGTCACAGCCAAATTGTGGAGTGAAGCTTCAAAAGCGAGAATATTGATGAAAGAGAGAGGAGTTACAAAAACTCCAGGCTGTAGTTGGCTTCAAGTGGGAAATAGAGTTTACACTTTTGTTGTTGGAGACAAAAATAACATGGAGAGTGATAAAATCTATGACTTTTTGAATGAGTTAGATGAGAAAATGAAATTGGCCGGATATAAGCCTGACACTGATTATGTTCTGCAAGATGTTGACCAAGAGGAAAAAGCTGCTAGTCTTTGTAGCCATAGTGAGAGGCTCGCTGTTGCATTTGGGATTCTTAATTTGAATGGACAGTCATCTCTACGGGTTTTCAAGAATTTGAGAATTTGTGGTGACTGTCACAATGTCATTAAGTACATTTCTAAAATTGTTGGCGTGACAATCATCGTTAGAGACTCCTTGAGGTTTCATCATTTCAGAAATGGAAATTGTTCTTGTCAAGACTTGTGGTGA
- the LOC108333688 gene encoding SEED MATURATION PROTEIN 1: protein MAKSKDDIKYGTAQARLSEDEAVRVAYVNGTPLEGGMISHSQPVDMFESARNVANNGAPKDSNADNNQSQMQKSHRPEEASSAEFTRDG, encoded by the coding sequence ATGGCGAAGAGCAAAGATGACATAAAGTATGGAACAGCACAGGCAAGACTTTCAGAAGATGAAGCAGTAAGAGTGGCGTATGTCAATGGCACTCCCCTTGAAGGGGGAATGATCTCTCATTCTCAACCAGTTGATATGTTTGAAAGTGCACGCAATGTTGCAAACAATGGTGCACCAAAAGATTCAAACGCTGATAATAATCAATCTCAGATGCAGAAAAGTCACAGACCAGAAGAAGCTTCTTCTGCAGAATTCACCAGGGATGGATAA